DNA sequence from the Lysobacter silvisoli genome:
CACGAGATCTTCGACCCGGCTTGCCCCGGCTTGGGCTCCGGTCGACGCCGGAGCCGCTCGATATCCGCACTGCAAGGAAACGACCCGGCACAAACAAAATGGGGCTCCGCGGAGCCCCATCCGGTGTCGATGGCTACTTGTTGCACTCGTCTAGCGAGTCATGCCCACATCCCCGCTCACCCGCACTTGCTGTAACCGCAGTTCAAGCAAGTCGCGCAGCCGTCCATGATCACCAGCGCCTTGGCGCTGCACTTGTGGCACAGCGTGGCCGAGGGCGGGAACGACACGCCTTCGCCGGTGACTTCGATGGTTTCGGCGGCGCCGGCGGCGCTGGATTCGGCGACGGCGTGGCTTACGTCAGAGTTTTTTTTTGAACGGTCTTCGTAGGCGCGGCGCTTTTCGGCGATGAGGGCGCGCTGGGCGTCGCTCATTTCCGGGTCGTGCAGCAGGCCGATCGACTTGAGGTGGTCTTCGACGATGGCGCCCAGTTCGGCCACCAGCGAGGGCATGTAGACGCCGCCGGCCTTGAAGTAGCCGCCGCGCGGGTCGAACACGGCCTTCATTTCGTCGACCAGGAAGGTGACGTCGCCGCCCTTGCGGAACACGGCGGACATGATGCGGGTCAGGGCCACGATCCACTGGAAGTGGTCCATGTTCTTCGAGTTGATGAAGATCTCGAAGGGACGGCGCAGTTCGTGCTCGGTGCCGGCGTTGAGGACGATGTCGTTGATCGTCACGTACAGCGCGTGCTCGAACAGCGGCGACTTGATCTTGTAGGTGGAGCCGACCAGGATCTCGGGGCGCTCGATGCGCTCGTGCATCTGGATGACGTCGGCGCTGGGCAGTTCCTCGACCTTGCGCGCGGCGACCTCGGCCTTGGCCGATTCCTTCGCCTTGTCTTCCGGGGTGACGACGCTGTAGCCCTTGATTTTCTTTTCGATCTTGACGGCCATCGGCCAGCTCCTGCTTGCGTGTCGCTAGTTCTAGTTCTGGTGTGGGCGCGGGGCCCGGTTCCCGCCCCTCTCCCGCGTGCGGGAGAGGGTGGGGAGCTACGGCTTACTTCTTCTTCGCGGCCTTCTTGGCCGCTTTCTTGGCGGCAGGCTTCTTCGCGACTTTCTTGGCGGCCTTCTTCGCCGCCGGCTTCTTGGCGACCTTCTTGGCCGCCTTCTTGGCGGCGGGCTTCTTGGCGACCTTCTTGGCGGCCTTCTTCGCCGCCGGCTTCTTGGCGACCTTCTTGGCCGCCTTCTTGGCGGCGGGTTTCTTGGCGACCTTCTTAGCGGCCTTCTTCACGCCAGCCTTCTTCGCGGCCTTCTTGGCCGGCTTCTTGCCGGTGGCCTTGGCCTTCAGGGCCGCGGCTTCCTTCTTGGCCTTGGCGCTGGCGCTGGCGAGCTTCTTCTTGGCGGTGCCCACGGCCTTCTTGGCGGCCTTGCGCGCGCGGGTGGCCGTGGTCTTGACCGTCTTCACCGCGTCTTCGGCGCGGGTGGCGATGGCGCTGCCGATGTTGGAGGCGGTTTCTTTCACGTTTTCGGCGGCCTGGGTCAGGGTCGCCGTCACACCATTTCCGTTGCTCATAGGCCCTCCTAGTGGGCTCATTCGGCGTGTCGCGTTGTAGGTACGGCTAATCGGGGCGTATCGGGTTTGGGGTGTTGCAAGGCGATGCTATACCTGCTTCGCCCGCGGAAACAGCGACGCGCCGCGCACGCGAGCCTGGCTGGGGAAACGCGCCGCTGGCCGGGCAGCGCGCGAGGCGTTTGAACGGTCGCCTCCGCCGTAAAGCTGGATGGGGGCTCGACGCAACTGGGTGTCGCGGAAATCCCCCCTGCCCCCCTTTTACAAAGGGGGGAAAGGCAGGTGCCCGGCCTTAGAACTTGCCGTAATAGCCTTCCTTGAGCGCGTCGAACAGGTTGGCGGCGGTGTGCATTTCGCCGTCGTATTCGATCTGCTCGTTGCCCTTGACCTCCAGCACGCTGCCGTCTTCGAGCTCGAAGCGGTAGGTGGTGTTCTCCAGGTCGGCTTCCTTCACCAGCACGCCCTGGAAGGCGGCCGGGTTGAAGCGGAAGGTGGTGCAGCCCTTCAGGCCCTGCTCGTGGGCGTAGCGGTAGATGTCCTTGAAGTCCTCGTACGGGTAGTCCGTGGGGACGTTCGCGGTCTTGGAGATCGAGGAGTCCACCCACTTCTGCGCGGCGGCCTGGACGTCGACGTGCTCCTTGGGGGTGATGTCGTCGGCGGCGATGAAGTAGTCCGGCAGCTGCGCGCCGGGCTCGTCGCTGAACGGCATGGCCTTGGCGTTGACCAGTTCGCGGTAGGCCAGCAGCTCGAAGGAATAGACGTCGACCTTTTCCTTGGACTTCTTGCCTTCGCGGATCACGTTGCGGCTGTAGTGGTGCGCGAACGAGGGCTCGATGCCGTTGGAGGCGTTGTTGGCCAGCGACAGCGAGATGGTGCCGGTGGGCGCGATCGAGCTGTGGTGGGTGAAGCGGGCGCCGATCCGGGCCAGCTCGTCGACCAGCTCGGGCGCGACCTCGGCCACGCGCTGCATGTAGCGCGAGTACTTGGCGTGCAGCACCTTGCCGGTGATCTCCTGGCCGACCTTCCAGCCGTCCTTCTTCATCTCCGGGCGCTTGCGCAGCATTTCGGCGGTGACGGCGAAGGCCTCGTCCATGATCGGGGCGGCGCCCTTCTCCTTGGCCAGCGCCAGGCCCATTTCCCAGCCGGCCACGGCCATTTCGCGGGCGATGCGCTCGGTGAACTCGCACGACTCCTTGGAGCCGTACTTCATCTTGAGCATGGTCACGGTGCTGCCCAGGCCGAGGAAGCCCATGCCGTGACGGCGCTTGCGCATGATCTCGGCGCGCTGCTGTTCCAGCGGCAGGCCGTTGACCTCGACCACGTTGTCGAGCATGCGGGTGAACACGCGCACGACTTCCTTGTATTCCTCCCAGTCGAACTCGGCCTGGTCGGTGAAGGCGTTGCGCACGAACTTGGTCAGGTTGACCGAACCCAGCAGGCAGGCGCCGTAGGGCGGCAGCGGCTGTTCGCCGCAGGGGTTGGTGGCGCGGATGGTCTCGCACCACCAGTTGTTGTTCATCTCGTTGACGCGGTCGATCAGGATGAAGCCCGGCTCGGCGTAGTCGTACGTCGAGACCATGATCATGTCCCACAGGTGCCGCGCGCGGATGTGGCCGTAGATCTTGCAGGCCACCAGGCCGTCGTCGCGCACGATGTAGTTGCGCTGGGTCGGCCAGTCGCGCCAGACCACCTTGGCCGCGTCGTCCAGGTCCAGGTCGCCGCGTTCCTTGATGTTGACCGGGAACACCAGCGGCCAGTCGGCATCGAGCTTGACCGCGTCCATGAAGCCGTCGGTGATCAGCAGCGACAGGTTGAACTGGCGCAGGCGGCCGTCTTCGCGCTTGGCGCGGATGAAGTCCTTCACGTCGGGGTGGCTGACGTCGAAGGTGCCCATCTGGGCGCCGCGACGGCCGCCGGCCGAGGACACGGTGAAGCACATCTTGTCGTAGATATCCATGAAGGACATCGGACCGGACGTGTAGGCGCCGGCGCCGGCGAC
Encoded proteins:
- a CDS encoding adenosylcobalamin-dependent ribonucleoside-diphosphate reductase; its protein translation is MSTVRLEAVKTEAADKDIPLQPASQDIWDKKYRLKTKNGESVDADIDGTYQRVAKALADAEPTAEKQQYWNERFVWALRRGAIPAGRITSNAGALEHKPATSTINCTVSGTIEDSMDGILEKVHEAGLTLKAGCGIGYEFSTLRPRGAFVAGAGAYTSGPMSFMDIYDKMCFTVSSAGGRRGAQMGTFDVSHPDVKDFIRAKREDGRLRQFNLSLLITDGFMDAVKLDADWPLVFPVNIKERGDLDLDDAAKVVWRDWPTQRNYIVRDDGLVACKIYGHIRARHLWDMIMVSTYDYAEPGFILIDRVNEMNNNWWCETIRATNPCGEQPLPPYGACLLGSVNLTKFVRNAFTDQAEFDWEEYKEVVRVFTRMLDNVVEVNGLPLEQQRAEIMRKRRHGMGFLGLGSTVTMLKMKYGSKESCEFTERIAREMAVAGWEMGLALAKEKGAAPIMDEAFAVTAEMLRKRPEMKKDGWKVGQEITGKVLHAKYSRYMQRVAEVAPELVDELARIGARFTHHSSIAPTGTISLSLANNASNGIEPSFAHHYSRNVIREGKKSKEKVDVYSFELLAYRELVNAKAMPFSDEPGAQLPDYFIAADDITPKEHVDVQAAAQKWVDSSISKTANVPTDYPYEDFKDIYRYAHEQGLKGCTTFRFNPAAFQGVLVKEADLENTTYRFELEDGSVLEVKGNEQIEYDGEMHTAANLFDALKEGYYGKF
- a CDS encoding NrdJb, translated to MAVKIEKKIKGYSVVTPEDKAKESAKAEVAARKVEELPSADVIQMHERIERPEILVGSTYKIKSPLFEHALYVTINDIVLNAGTEHELRRPFEIFINSKNMDHFQWIVALTRIMSAVFRKGGDVTFLVDEMKAVFDPRGGYFKAGGVYMPSLVAELGAIVEDHLKSIGLLHDPEMSDAQRALIAEKRRAYEDRSKKNSDVSHAVAESSAAGAAETIEVTGEGVSFPPSATLCHKCSAKALVIMDGCATCLNCGYSKCG